One stretch of Balneolaceae bacterium DNA includes these proteins:
- a CDS encoding Hsp20/alpha crystallin family protein, translating into MSEYTIDIEKQLNKLGKDLQNFVERIIPLEDKGHDFRPACDIIEDEENYKIVLDLPGLTKKEINIALKEAVLTVKGERSGELADGEEYRRQERSSGVFSRSFALPENVNAAEIDAKFKSGVLTISMPKSDVLKDAQSIPIK; encoded by the coding sequence ATGAGCGAATACACCATAGATATAGAGAAGCAGCTCAACAAGCTCGGCAAGGATCTGCAGAACTTCGTGGAGCGTATCATCCCCCTGGAAGACAAGGGTCACGATTTTCGTCCCGCATGCGACATTATCGAGGACGAGGAGAACTACAAGATTGTGCTCGATCTGCCGGGACTGACCAAGAAAGAGATTAACATCGCACTCAAGGAGGCCGTGCTCACCGTAAAGGGCGAACGCTCCGGCGAGCTGGCCGACGGCGAGGAGTATCGACGTCAGGAACGATCGAGCGGCGTTTTCTCGCGTTCCTTCGCGCTGCCCGAAAACGTCAACGCCGCCGAAATCGACGCCAAGTTCAAAAGCGGCGTGCTGACGATCTCCATGCCGAAATCGGATGTTCTGAAGGATGCGCAGTCCATCCCCATCAAATAG
- a CDS encoding tetratricopeptide repeat protein — MPTHRLCTLFSLTLLLALLSLPLSAQDTRQSDLETYNRGVDLFEQGLYRQAARLLGDFASERPDHQLAASALFYRARALAQDDSARTADYYESFLADHPRSEFSRRLLFELGDKAARDSNFSQAIAYYRRSFDHGLTDAESAQARYWMAEAAVGLGDYGQARSHYLTLADNHPDSEWAPKALYSRGRLYLSENRYDSSTVAFELLRERFPNHEMTRRIGTALGESYYQQGEYGQAIEAFESAMPYLEDELRTKAVYLIAESHNYLNQLDQASKYYLQYINRTRGTDRERQAHYGLGWVYHKQQIYHWSADEFEQAASGDDELARKALYYKAVNEKLGGRYADAMSTFQQFGERYSEGLWVEEAYYEWAITAFEMGDYPQAIEVLLPLVRNEESLDWTGKVYTLLGESYFANKEYTRALQAFEAAEQVTDIDPEIKRQARFQRAWVQYRNQAYEQAQEGFQQVYAEAPSGSELGREALFWSADSYYNRQDYGPASRQYARFINENPDHELNGAARYALGWSYFKMGQYQQAIEPLRTFLNEYEPPSIALYPYDTDTKLRIGDAHYALGQYQEAISAYETAIGAEPGGDYAMFQIGNSYYRNEQTYEAVTTFRRFLRIYPYSTLREQAQYNIAYIYLNTGNYTQAVEEFQTVINKYPNTSWAARSQYNIGDAHYNAGQYDRAVQAYRTVMEEYPESEYIIEAVNGIQYSQLSAGESDSSMTVLEEFLADNPSSSTADRLRYRQAETLLQSGDYEGAVAEFQQYIRVTNNQELLPDAHFNLANAYEQTGNMQQAVASYQTVAEEFPQSQRAAPSLAALGRIHQQRGDYAQAYSFFEKLAGEGGSYVQEAHIGMGNARLAQGQLEAAAGHFESASGDAASVGLAKVELQRQNFAAAEELAAPVAESNSTEIGAEAQYLVGQSRQRRGQYEQALSAYSNVRVLYEAFDTWVARAMLRSAECYIQQGNPGEARNTLNALLDRFPGTPEAREAQRMLESD, encoded by the coding sequence ATGCCGACGCACCGGCTGTGTACTCTCTTTTCCCTGACGCTGTTGCTGGCCCTGCTTTCCCTTCCTCTTTCCGCCCAGGATACCCGCCAGTCCGATCTTGAGACGTACAACCGGGGGGTGGACCTGTTCGAGCAGGGGCTCTACCGGCAGGCGGCCCGCCTGCTGGGCGATTTCGCCTCCGAACGCCCCGACCACCAGCTCGCCGCCTCGGCGCTTTTCTACCGGGCGCGCGCCTTGGCACAGGACGATTCGGCGCGGACGGCCGACTACTACGAGTCCTTCCTCGCCGACCATCCCCGGTCGGAGTTCAGCCGCCGCCTGCTTTTCGAGCTGGGTGACAAGGCGGCGCGCGACTCCAATTTTTCGCAGGCCATAGCCTACTACCGCCGATCCTTTGACCATGGGCTGACTGACGCCGAGTCGGCGCAGGCCCGCTACTGGATGGCCGAGGCGGCCGTGGGCTTGGGCGATTACGGGCAGGCGCGCTCCCACTACCTCACCCTGGCCGACAACCATCCCGATTCGGAATGGGCGCCCAAGGCCCTGTATTCGCGGGGACGCCTCTACCTCAGCGAGAACCGGTACGACTCCTCCACGGTGGCCTTCGAGCTGCTGCGCGAGCGCTTTCCCAACCATGAGATGACCCGGCGCATCGGTACGGCCCTCGGGGAGTCCTACTACCAGCAGGGCGAGTACGGGCAGGCCATCGAGGCCTTCGAGTCGGCCATGCCCTACCTGGAGGACGAGCTGCGCACCAAGGCGGTCTACCTTATCGCCGAGAGCCACAACTACCTGAACCAGCTGGACCAGGCCTCCAAATACTACCTTCAGTATATCAACCGTACGCGGGGCACCGACCGCGAGCGGCAGGCCCATTACGGGCTGGGCTGGGTTTACCACAAACAGCAGATCTACCACTGGTCGGCCGACGAGTTCGAACAGGCGGCTTCGGGCGACGATGAGCTGGCGCGCAAGGCCCTCTATTACAAGGCGGTGAACGAGAAGCTCGGTGGACGCTACGCCGACGCCATGAGCACCTTCCAGCAGTTCGGCGAGCGCTACAGCGAGGGACTCTGGGTGGAGGAGGCCTACTACGAATGGGCGATCACCGCCTTCGAGATGGGCGACTACCCGCAGGCCATCGAGGTGCTGCTGCCGCTGGTACGCAACGAGGAGAGTCTCGACTGGACCGGCAAGGTCTATACGCTGCTGGGCGAGTCCTATTTTGCCAACAAGGAGTACACCCGCGCGCTTCAGGCCTTCGAGGCGGCCGAACAAGTTACCGACATCGATCCTGAAATCAAGCGCCAAGCCCGTTTCCAGCGCGCCTGGGTGCAATACCGCAACCAGGCCTACGAGCAGGCCCAGGAGGGATTTCAGCAGGTCTACGCCGAGGCGCCCTCAGGCAGCGAGCTGGGACGCGAGGCTCTGTTCTGGAGCGCCGATTCCTACTACAACCGGCAGGACTACGGGCCGGCCAGCCGGCAGTACGCCCGTTTTATCAACGAGAATCCCGACCACGAACTTAACGGCGCGGCGCGCTACGCCCTGGGCTGGAGTTATTTCAAGATGGGACAGTACCAGCAGGCCATCGAGCCTCTGCGTACCTTCCTGAACGAGTACGAGCCCCCCTCCATCGCCCTCTATCCCTACGACACCGACACAAAACTTCGTATAGGGGATGCCCACTACGCGCTGGGACAGTACCAGGAGGCGATCTCCGCCTATGAAACCGCCATCGGCGCCGAGCCGGGAGGCGACTACGCCATGTTCCAGATCGGCAACAGCTACTACCGCAACGAACAGACCTACGAGGCGGTGACCACCTTCCGACGCTTCCTGCGCATCTATCCCTACAGCACCCTTCGCGAGCAGGCCCAGTACAACATCGCCTACATCTACCTGAATACCGGCAACTACACCCAGGCCGTGGAGGAGTTCCAGACCGTCATCAACAAATATCCCAACACCAGCTGGGCGGCGCGCTCGCAGTACAACATCGGCGACGCCCACTACAACGCGGGACAATACGACCGGGCCGTGCAGGCCTACCGAACCGTGATGGAGGAGTATCCGGAAAGCGAGTACATCATCGAGGCGGTCAACGGCATCCAGTATTCCCAGCTTTCGGCCGGGGAGTCCGACTCCAGCATGACCGTGCTCGAGGAGTTCCTGGCCGACAACCCGAGCAGCTCCACCGCCGACCGCCTGCGTTACCGCCAGGCGGAGACCCTGCTGCAGTCCGGCGACTACGAAGGAGCCGTGGCGGAGTTTCAGCAGTATATCCGCGTCACCAATAACCAGGAACTGCTGCCCGACGCCCATTTCAACCTGGCCAATGCCTACGAACAGACGGGCAATATGCAGCAGGCAGTGGCATCCTACCAGACGGTGGCGGAGGAATTCCCGCAGTCACAGCGGGCGGCGCCCTCGCTGGCGGCGCTGGGACGAATCCACCAGCAACGGGGCGACTACGCCCAGGCTTACAGCTTTTTCGAGAAACTGGCAGGGGAGGGCGGAAGTTACGTCCAGGAGGCGCACATCGGCATGGGTAACGCGCGCCTGGCCCAGGGACAGCTGGAGGCGGCGGCCGGCCACTTTGAGTCGGCTTCGGGCGACGCGGCGAGCGTGGGACTGGCTAAGGTGGAGCTGCAGCGACAGAACTTCGCCGCTGCCGAGGAGCTGGCGGCGCCCGTGGCCGAGTCCAACTCCACCGAAATCGGCGCCGAGGCGCAGTACCTTGTGGGACAGAGCCGCCAGCGCCGCGGACAGTATGAGCAGGCCCTGAGCGCCTACTCCAACGTGCGGGTGCTCTACGAGGCCTTCGACACCTGGGTGGCCCGCGCCATGCTCCGCAGCGCCGAGTGCTATATCCAGCAGGGCAATCCCGGGGAGGCGCGCAACACCCTCAACGCCCTTCTCGACCGCTTTCCCGGCACGCCGGAAGCGCGGGAGGCACAGCGCATGCTCGAATCCGATTGA
- the tsaD gene encoding tRNA (adenosine(37)-N6)-threonylcarbamoyltransferase complex transferase subunit TsaD, which translates to MNILGIESSCDDTAAAVYTSGGLRSNVLAGQAVHEQYGGVVPELASRAHHRTISATVRQALEEAGMEPGDLDAVAVTKGPGLMGSLLVGLCFAKGLCLARGLPLVGVDHMDAHIYANFIDEVPDYPFVCLTVSGGHTHLVHVTAPFEHRMLGKTRDDAAGEAFDKIGKILGLPYPAGPVIDEKSAGGDPEFHDFPQAMLHEGFEFSFSGLKTSVLYYLEDKSESWVQEHMADLCASVTHAITEVLTVKLERAVEETGVSTVLLAGGVSANTMLRQKVRRMAENHGLSLHIPKMAYCTDNAAMIAVTGHMKAERGEYDDLDLEPYAN; encoded by the coding sequence ATGAACATCCTGGGCATCGAATCTTCCTGCGACGACACCGCGGCGGCGGTCTACACCTCCGGCGGACTGCGCTCCAACGTCCTCGCCGGCCAGGCCGTACACGAGCAGTACGGCGGGGTGGTACCCGAGCTCGCCTCCCGCGCCCACCACCGCACCATCTCGGCCACCGTCCGCCAGGCCCTGGAGGAAGCGGGCATGGAACCGGGAGATCTCGACGCGGTGGCGGTGACAAAGGGACCCGGACTGATGGGCTCGCTGCTTGTGGGACTCTGTTTTGCCAAGGGCCTCTGCCTGGCGCGCGGGCTGCCCCTGGTGGGGGTGGACCACATGGACGCGCACATCTACGCCAACTTCATCGACGAGGTGCCGGACTACCCCTTCGTCTGCCTGACGGTGAGCGGGGGACATACCCACCTGGTGCACGTCACCGCCCCCTTTGAGCACCGCATGCTGGGCAAAACGCGCGACGACGCGGCCGGGGAGGCCTTCGACAAGATCGGCAAGATCCTGGGCCTGCCCTATCCCGCCGGACCTGTCATCGATGAAAAATCCGCCGGCGGCGATCCGGAATTCCATGACTTTCCGCAGGCCATGCTCCACGAGGGCTTCGAGTTCAGCTTTTCCGGGCTGAAGACCTCCGTGCTCTACTACCTGGAAGACAAGAGCGAATCATGGGTGCAGGAGCACATGGCCGACCTCTGCGCCAGCGTCACCCATGCCATCACGGAAGTGCTTACGGTCAAGCTGGAGAGGGCCGTGGAGGAGACCGGCGTGTCCACCGTGCTGCTGGCCGGGGGCGTCTCCGCCAACACCATGCTGCGGCAGAAGGTCCGCCGCATGGCCGAGAATCACGGCCTGAGCCTGCATATCCCGAAGATGGCCTACTGCACCGACAACGCGGCCATGATCGCCGTCACGGGCCATATGAAGGCTGAGCGGGGCGAGTACGACGACCTGGACCTGGAGCCCTACGCGAATTGA
- the rnhA gene encoding ribonuclease HI, protein MSDARKPTVLLYTDGACSGNPGPGGWAARLEWRGQVKEISGGEPHTTNNRMEMRAIIEGLKTLNKPCRVEVCSDSALIVNAFTKGWIESWQQRGWRKSDKKPVENQELWKEMLAAMDDHKVKWTKVKGHADDERNNRVDELAVQAYQQYLT, encoded by the coding sequence ATGTCTGACGCCCGCAAGCCCACCGTTCTTCTCTACACCGACGGGGCCTGCAGCGGGAATCCAGGCCCGGGCGGCTGGGCCGCACGCCTGGAGTGGCGGGGCCAGGTCAAGGAGATCTCAGGCGGAGAGCCCCACACCACCAACAACCGCATGGAGATGCGGGCCATCATCGAGGGACTCAAAACGCTCAACAAGCCCTGCCGCGTGGAGGTGTGCAGCGACAGCGCACTTATCGTGAACGCCTTCACCAAGGGATGGATCGAGAGCTGGCAGCAGCGCGGCTGGCGCAAGTCCGACAAGAAGCCTGTAGAAAACCAGGAACTCTGGAAAGAGATGCTGGCGGCCATGGACGACCACAAGGTGAAATGGACCAAGGTGAAGGGACACGCCGACGATGAGCGCAACAACAGGGTGGACGAGCTGGCCGTGCAGGCCTACCAGCAGTACCTCACCTGA
- the pyrF gene encoding orotidine-5'-phosphate decarboxylase: MSYSEKLRCAVTEAESCLCVGLDPHPELLPPSLHSTTDSPAERAGFFLKRVIELTAPHCAAFKPNLAFFESMGRRGLDILGEVIEAIPPGKIVIADAKRGDIGSTAAHYAKAWFEQFAVDALTVSPLLGFETLEPFAGYPEKALYVLTLTSNPGADDFFARPFAGEETMAAYIAGELARRQDAGGTALGMVLGATRPRDLRALLSAHPTAPLLLPGVGSQGGSISDLVEVLAGHRGIPLVSSSRSILFAGGKEENWEESVAAAAQSYREQLQPITASYV, from the coding sequence ATGTCCTATAGCGAAAAACTGAGGTGCGCCGTCACCGAGGCAGAATCCTGCCTCTGCGTGGGACTCGATCCTCACCCGGAACTCCTCCCCCCTTCCCTCCATAGCACCACGGACAGCCCGGCCGAACGCGCCGGTTTCTTCCTGAAGCGGGTGATCGAACTGACCGCCCCCCACTGCGCCGCCTTCAAGCCCAATCTGGCCTTTTTTGAATCGATGGGACGCAGGGGACTGGATATCCTGGGGGAGGTGATCGAGGCCATCCCTCCCGGCAAGATCGTCATCGCCGACGCCAAGCGCGGGGACATCGGCTCCACCGCCGCCCACTACGCCAAAGCCTGGTTCGAGCAGTTTGCGGTGGACGCCCTCACGGTGAGTCCCCTGCTGGGTTTTGAGACGCTGGAACCCTTCGCCGGCTATCCCGAAAAAGCGCTCTACGTCCTCACCCTCACCTCCAATCCGGGCGCGGACGATTTTTTCGCCCGGCCCTTCGCAGGGGAGGAGACCATGGCCGCCTACATCGCGGGCGAACTGGCCCGCCGCCAAGACGCCGGCGGCACGGCCCTGGGCATGGTGCTGGGGGCCACCCGTCCGCGCGACCTGCGTGCCCTGCTCTCCGCCCATCCCACAGCCCCCCTCCTGCTGCCCGGCGTGGGCAGCCAGGGCGGAAGCATATCCGACCTGGTGGAGGTGCTCGCCGGCCACCGCGGCATCCCGCTGGTTTCCTCCAGCCGCAGCATCCTCTTTGCCGGCGGGAAGGAGGAGAACTGGGAGGAATCCGTCGCCGCCGCCGCCCAATCGTACAGGGAACAGCTCCAACCCATCACTGCCTCCTATGTCTGA
- the dnaK gene encoding molecular chaperone DnaK produces the protein MGKIIGIDLGTTNSCVAVMEGGEPVVIQNSEGGRTTPSVVAFSKDGERLVGAPAKRQAITNPDKTISSIKRFMGRFYDEVKDETKQVSYKIVKGDDNTARVQIEDRKYAPQEISAMVLQKMKQTAEEYLGEKVTDAVITVPAYFNDAQRKATQEAGEIAGFNVKRIINEPTAASLAYGLDKKDQDQTIVVYDLGGGTFDVSILELGDGVFEVKSTSGDTHLGGDDFDSRLIDHLASEFKKDEGIDLREDAMAMQRLKDASEKAKIELSSSQKTNVNLPFITATDAGPKHLNIDITRSQFEKLIDDLVQKTVDPCKKAMKDAGLDTGDIDQVILVGGSTRIPKIQEVVKDFFGKDPSKGVNPDEVVAVGAAIQGGVMSGDVDDVVLLDVTPLTLGIETLGGVTTKLIESNTTIPTSKTETFSTAADNQTSVEIHVLQGERAKAQDNRTLGRFHLDGIPPARRGVPQIEVTFDIDANGVLNVSAKDQGTGKEQSIRIESSSGLSEEEIEKMKQAAEEHAEEDERIRERTEKLNEADSLVFSTRKQLDEHEDKISDENKNRIEEALDKLEKLHEEEKVDQLDDAMEELNNAWSEASQEIYQSAQEAQQAAQGAAGAAGAAGAAAGGAGNGQPGAQADESSEEEDVVDADFEVVDEEEGDDEEEK, from the coding sequence ATGGGTAAGATTATAGGCATTGACTTAGGTACCACGAACTCCTGCGTTGCCGTCATGGAAGGCGGCGAGCCGGTGGTCATCCAGAATTCGGAGGGCGGACGTACCACTCCCTCCGTGGTAGCTTTCTCCAAGGACGGAGAACGCCTGGTGGGTGCCCCGGCCAAACGGCAGGCCATCACCAATCCCGACAAGACCATTTCCTCCATCAAGCGGTTCATGGGCCGCTTCTACGACGAGGTCAAGGACGAGACCAAGCAGGTCTCCTACAAGATCGTCAAGGGCGACGACAACACCGCCCGTGTACAGATCGAGGACCGGAAGTACGCTCCCCAGGAGATTTCGGCCATGGTGCTTCAGAAGATGAAGCAGACCGCCGAGGAGTACCTGGGCGAAAAGGTGACCGACGCCGTCATTACGGTGCCGGCCTACTTCAACGACGCCCAGCGCAAAGCCACGCAGGAGGCGGGCGAGATTGCGGGCTTCAACGTAAAACGCATTATCAACGAACCCACCGCCGCTTCGCTGGCCTACGGTCTCGACAAGAAGGACCAGGACCAGACCATCGTGGTATACGACCTGGGCGGCGGTACTTTCGACGTTTCCATACTGGAGCTGGGCGACGGGGTCTTCGAGGTGAAATCCACCAGCGGGGACACCCACCTGGGCGGTGATGACTTCGACTCCCGCCTCATCGATCACCTTGCCTCGGAGTTCAAGAAAGACGAGGGCATCGACCTGCGTGAGGACGCCATGGCGATGCAGCGCCTCAAGGACGCTTCCGAGAAGGCCAAGATCGAGCTCTCCAGCTCGCAGAAAACCAATGTAAACCTGCCCTTTATTACGGCTACCGATGCGGGACCCAAGCACCTGAACATCGACATTACCCGCTCGCAGTTTGAGAAGCTGATCGACGACCTGGTGCAGAAAACCGTCGACCCCTGCAAGAAGGCCATGAAGGACGCGGGTCTGGACACCGGCGACATCGACCAGGTGATCCTGGTGGGCGGCTCCACCCGCATCCCCAAAATCCAGGAGGTCGTGAAGGACTTCTTTGGCAAGGACCCCTCCAAGGGTGTGAATCCCGACGAGGTGGTGGCCGTTGGCGCAGCCATCCAGGGCGGCGTGATGAGCGGCGACGTGGACGACGTGGTGCTGCTGGACGTCACCCCTCTGACCCTGGGCATCGAGACCCTGGGCGGCGTGACCACCAAGCTGATCGAATCGAACACCACCATCCCTACCTCCAAGACGGAGACCTTCTCCACGGCGGCTGACAATCAGACCAGCGTGGAAATCCACGTGCTGCAGGGCGAGCGCGCCAAGGCGCAGGACAACCGCACGCTGGGACGCTTCCACCTGGACGGCATTCCTCCCGCCCGGCGCGGCGTGCCGCAGATCGAGGTGACCTTCGACATCGACGCCAACGGCGTGCTGAACGTCAGCGCGAAGGACCAGGGCACCGGCAAGGAGCAGAGCATCCGCATCGAATCCTCCAGCGGACTTTCCGAGGAGGAGATCGAGAAGATGAAACAGGCGGCCGAGGAGCACGCCGAAGAGGACGAGCGCATCCGCGAGCGCACCGAGAAGCTCAACGAGGCCGACAGCCTGGTCTTCTCCACCCGCAAGCAGCTGGACGAGCACGAGGACAAGATCTCCGACGAGAACAAAAACAGGATCGAGGAGGCTCTCGACAAGCTGGAGAAGCTGCATGAGGAAGAGAAGGTCGACCAGCTGGATGACGCCATGGAAGAGCTGAACAACGCCTGGTCCGAAGCCTCGCAGGAGATCTACCAGAGCGCCCAGGAGGCCCAGCAGGCCGCCCAGGGCGCTGCAGGGGCCGCGGGAGCGGCCGGAGCGGCAGCCGGCGGAGCCGGAAACGGCCAGCCGGGCGCCCAGGCGGATGAGTCTTCCGAAGAGGAGGACGTCGTGGACGCCGACTTCGAAGTTGTCGACGAGGAGGAGGGCGACGACGAGGAAGAGAAATAA
- a CDS encoding Fic family protein: MAWNWQHSDWPKFDYELNAYADYEKQFLQQDGIFVGSLKHLGEEEQELLRIELLSDEAYKTSEIEGELLRRDSLLSSIRKEFGLQADYQDVSPAEQGVSEMMVNLYRNFEAPLSRELLCRWHSMIMKGRKDLEKVGAYRIHTDPMQIVSGSMNRPKVHFEAPPSARVSEEMKWFIHWFNRTRPDGEHSLPALVRSGIAHLYFESIHPFEDGNGRIGRALSEMALAQHAGRPPLLALSATIEEKRTAYYGALQQASARMEISAWLSYFCRLVLDAQDRTQSTIDFLVEKGKFYRSYLDLLNERQAKVVNRMFREGISGFEGGLSADNYLSITGTSRATATRDLQDLVKMGAFRRTGERRYTRYYLNIDHPSAQS; the protein is encoded by the coding sequence ATGGCGTGGAATTGGCAACATAGCGATTGGCCGAAGTTCGACTACGAGCTGAATGCCTATGCAGACTACGAAAAGCAGTTTCTGCAACAAGACGGAATATTTGTCGGAAGTTTAAAGCATCTCGGCGAGGAAGAGCAGGAATTGCTCAGAATAGAACTTCTCAGCGATGAGGCCTATAAAACGTCCGAAATAGAGGGTGAACTGTTGCGTCGTGACTCCCTGCTATCATCCATCCGAAAGGAATTCGGGCTTCAGGCCGATTATCAGGACGTTTCTCCGGCTGAGCAGGGCGTGTCGGAAATGATGGTGAATCTCTATCGGAATTTTGAGGCTCCGCTCAGCCGTGAACTGCTCTGCAGGTGGCACAGCATGATTATGAAGGGTCGCAAGGACCTGGAAAAGGTGGGGGCTTACCGGATCCACACCGATCCCATGCAGATTGTATCCGGTTCCATGAATCGCCCGAAGGTCCATTTCGAGGCGCCTCCCTCCGCGAGGGTGAGCGAAGAAATGAAATGGTTCATCCATTGGTTCAACCGAACCCGCCCCGATGGGGAGCATTCCCTGCCGGCCCTGGTGCGTTCGGGCATCGCCCACCTCTATTTTGAAAGCATTCATCCCTTTGAGGACGGGAACGGCCGTATTGGGCGAGCGCTCTCCGAGATGGCCTTGGCCCAGCACGCGGGACGTCCGCCCCTCCTGGCCCTGTCCGCCACCATAGAGGAGAAGAGAACGGCCTATTACGGTGCCCTTCAGCAGGCTTCCGCACGCATGGAGATTTCGGCGTGGCTCTCCTATTTCTGCCGGCTGGTCCTGGATGCCCAGGATCGCACGCAAAGCACCATTGACTTTCTGGTTGAAAAGGGGAAATTCTATCGTTCCTACCTGGACCTGCTGAACGAGCGCCAGGCCAAAGTGGTGAACCGGATGTTCCGGGAGGGCATATCAGGTTTCGAGGGGGGACTCAGTGCGGACAACTATCTCTCCATCACGGGGACGTCCAGGGCAACGGCAACCCGGGATCTGCAGGACCTGGTGAAGATGGGCGCGTTCAGGCGAACCGGGGAAAGGAGATATACGCGTTATTACCTGAACATCGATCACCCTTCGGCTCAATCCTGA
- a CDS encoding CBS domain-containing protein produces MLTQQALNTEIVPLCLEDSVQAALLKMDECGANTLPVIDDGERLAGQVTRAELEESPGERVADVEMEEAVKVYGTQHVFEAARLMLQYELRLLPVIDGEWGYRGVITKQKVLESLGRMLNLAKQGSVITVQLDFIDFTLSEMVHLIETEGAKILGITVETPAGDDNSFHVSFKLNVEDVSRVASALRRHDYRVATEARNESFGMDMESRADELLRYLDM; encoded by the coding sequence ATGCTCACACAACAGGCCCTCAATACCGAAATCGTTCCCCTCTGCCTGGAGGACAGCGTGCAGGCCGCCCTGCTCAAGATGGACGAGTGCGGGGCAAACACCCTGCCCGTAATCGATGACGGTGAACGCCTGGCAGGGCAGGTAACCCGCGCGGAGCTGGAGGAGTCGCCGGGCGAGCGGGTGGCGGACGTGGAGATGGAGGAGGCTGTCAAGGTCTACGGCACGCAGCACGTTTTTGAGGCCGCCCGCCTCATGCTGCAGTACGAGCTGCGCCTGCTGCCGGTCATCGACGGCGAATGGGGCTACCGCGGCGTAATTACCAAGCAGAAGGTGTTGGAGTCACTGGGCCGGATGCTCAACCTGGCCAAGCAGGGCTCGGTGATTACCGTGCAGCTTGACTTCATCGACTTCACCCTATCCGAAATGGTGCACCTTATAGAAACGGAGGGCGCCAAAATCCTCGGCATCACGGTAGAGACGCCGGCGGGGGACGACAACTCCTTTCACGTCTCCTTCAAACTGAACGTGGAGGATGTCTCGCGCGTAGCCTCCGCCCTGCGACGCCACGATTACAGGGTGGCCACCGAGGCCAGAAACGAGAGTTTCGGCATGGACATGGAAAGCCGTGCCGACGAGCTTCTGCGCTACCTTGACATGTAG
- the aroA gene encoding 3-phosphoshikimate 1-carboxyvinyltransferase produces the protein MIEVLRPPSALAGELQLPADKSISHRSILFASLHEGRSEIRNFSSAADPASTVACMRALGVEIAREGGHVTVEGVGRGGLRAPGAPLDCGNSGTTMRLLGGIVAGAGLEAELDGDHSLRGRDMKRIADPLARMGLHMEARDGQYAPLKVRPHEGVRPMRFELPIPSAQLKSCVLLAGLFGEGETQVVETLPSRDHTERLLRLPVRYEGEGGGPGPGWEGPRRILASSLAQQVPEQSYRVPGDFSAAAFWLAAGAVHPEAEIHMPGVGLNPTRSAALQVLGDMGADIEAANSREEGAEPAGDLTVRSSQLQPIDIGPDLVPNLIDEIPVLCVAMCFADGVSTVRGARELRHKESDRLEAVAELLRAAGARFEEHEDGFTIYGDPGFRPQPARYRSFHDHRIAMSAAVLALRASGPSEVSGAECAAISYPRFWEDLEGLTN, from the coding sequence ATGATCGAAGTCCTACGTCCGCCGTCCGCCTTGGCCGGCGAACTTCAGCTGCCGGCCGACAAATCCATCTCCCACCGCTCCATCCTGTTCGCCTCCCTCCACGAGGGGCGGTCGGAGATCCGCAATTTCTCTTCGGCGGCCGATCCCGCAAGTACGGTAGCCTGCATGCGCGCCCTGGGCGTGGAGATTGCGCGGGAGGGGGGACATGTGACGGTGGAGGGTGTGGGACGCGGAGGGCTGCGCGCACCCGGCGCGCCCCTGGACTGCGGCAACTCCGGCACGACCATGCGCCTGCTGGGCGGCATCGTGGCCGGGGCCGGACTGGAGGCCGAGCTCGACGGAGACCATTCCCTCCGGGGGCGTGACATGAAACGCATAGCAGACCCCCTGGCGCGCATGGGCCTTCATATGGAGGCCCGCGACGGGCAGTACGCCCCCCTGAAGGTGCGTCCACATGAGGGGGTGCGTCCCATGCGTTTCGAGCTGCCCATTCCGAGCGCCCAGCTCAAGTCGTGCGTGCTGCTGGCCGGCCTCTTCGGGGAGGGCGAAACGCAGGTGGTGGAGACGCTGCCCTCCCGCGACCACACCGAGCGCCTTCTTCGCCTGCCGGTGCGCTACGAAGGAGAGGGCGGAGGACCCGGTCCGGGCTGGGAGGGTCCGCGCCGCATCCTCGCCTCCAGCCTGGCGCAGCAGGTCCCGGAGCAGTCTTACCGCGTACCCGGCGATTTCTCGGCCGCCGCCTTCTGGCTGGCCGCGGGCGCCGTGCACCCGGAGGCGGAGATCCACATGCCGGGGGTAGGTCTCAATCCCACGCGAAGCGCCGCCCTGCAGGTGCTGGGGGATATGGGCGCGGACATTGAGGCTGCGAACAGCAGGGAGGAGGGGGCGGAGCCCGCAGGTGACCTGACCGTGCGATCCTCGCAGCTGCAGCCCATTGATATCGGACCCGACCTGGTGCCTAACCTCATCGACGAGATCCCCGTCCTCTGCGTGGCCATGTGCTTCGCCGACGGCGTCTCCACGGTGCGCGGGGCCCGGGAGCTGCGCCACAAGGAGAGCGACCGCCTGGAGGCGGTGGCGGAGCTGCTGCGCGCAGCCGGCGCACGTTTCGAGGAGCATGAGGATGGATTTACCATCTACGGCGACCCCGGCTTCCGTCCCCAGCCTGCGCGCTACCGCAGCTTCCACGACCACCGCATCGCCATGTCGGCTGCCGTGCTCGCCCTGCGTGCCTCCGGTCCCTCGGAGGTGTCCGGCGCGGAGTGCGCCGCCATCTCCTATCCCCGCTTCTGGGAAGACCTGGAGGGGCTGACGAATTGA